The genomic region CGGCGGTGCTTCTGAAACTGCTCGGTCAGCGCAAAATATAGCGTGAACAGTACCAGTGCCACCGTTATGGCGGCCAGCAGAATGTGCGTCAGCAAAATGAAGTAATACACGCTCCGGATCAGGCCCTGCCCGCCAAACGTGGTGCTGGGCACCTGCGAGTGGTAGGCCACGTACGACACCAGGAACAGGGAACCCATCAGAAACGCCAGCCCCATCATGGCGCGGTGCTTGGCAATATCCTTGCGGCGAATAAAATAGTAGCCGGCCATCAGCAGCAACGCCGTTAAGGAATTCAGCACGGCATTCACGGCCGGCAGCGACTTCACCTGCGCGCCTTCGATGCGGAACACATTGGGGAAGTAGTAGAGCACCGCCACCGCCACCGGAATGACCGCGCCAAGCACGGCAGCCAGCACTTTGAATTTGGTGTTGCCGCCGACAGGAGCAGAAGGGTTATTCGTGTTCATAGGTGTAGAGCAGCACGTCGATTTCCGTCATGAGGCGCTCAACGTCTTTGGTTTTGGTACCGTCGTAGATGCCGCGCACCCGTTGGTTGCGGTCTATTAGGTAAAGATTCTGGCTGTGCTCGATGCCGGGCGCCTGGCCCCGCGGAGCTTCTAGCCGAAACTCATCGGTGATTAACCGGTAAAGCGCCGTTTTGTCACCGGTCAGGAAAAACCATTTGCCGGCAATGGCCCCATACTGCTCGGCGTAGCGCTCCAGCACGGCCGCCGAATCGCGAGCCGGATCTACGGTGAAGGAAACGAGCTTCACGCGCGGGTCTTTGCGGAACCGCTCCTGCACGCGGGCCATCTGGCTGCTTAGGCGCGGGCAGGCCCCGGGGCAGGTGGTGTAGAAGAAGTTGGCCACATACAGGCCGTTCGCCACCACCTCACGCTGCGTTACTATCCGGCCCGACTGCGACGTGAACCGGAAATCGGCCAACTGGTGGAAAACAGTATCGCGCCGCCACTTCCCTTCCACCAGCGTCGAATCGACGCCCGTGGGCAGGTAAGTGGGCAGCGCGTAACGGTTGGTGCCGAAAGTGTACAAAAACACAAAAGCCAGCACCGGGACCAATAGCAGGAGGCCCAACAACAGGACGTGTTTGGGCCTCATGCAGTTAGTTGAATACGTTCCAGAACGCGTTCTGATAGGAACCCTCCGTCACCAGTGCAATCAGCAACCAGACGAGCAGAGCCATCGGAATAAGAATCGTCCAAATCAGGGCTTTCACTTCATGCTTCAGGTGCATGAACTCGGCTACGATGAAGAACGCCTTGAAAATCGTGAGGACGATGAAGATGGAGTTGCGAAGCGTGCTCGGATTCATCAGGAATACGAACACGAATTCCAAAGCCGTGATACCGACCAGAATCCAGAATGTCCTCCAGATCCAACCGGTGTTTGGCTTGGCGATTTCGCCGGGAGCGGTAGGCTCAGTGCCTGCGTGGTTAGCCATTTTAGTGAATGGTTAAATTGTTGAATTGCTAAATGGTTTACGGTTCTGCAAGTCAGTCGAAGGATCAACCATTCAACACTTCAGCCATTAAACAATTTAAACGAGGTAGAAGAAGGTGAAAACGAATACCCACACCAGATCTACAAAGTGCCAGTACAAGCCAATCTTCTCGACCATTTCGTAGTGACCACGCTTCTCGAAGGTACCGTTGGTGGTAGCAATGAATGCCCACACCAGCAGGCAAAAGCCCGAGAATACGTGCGTACCGTGGAAACCGGTGATGAAGAAGAACAGATCAGCGAATAGCACCGGACCATACTGATTGACAGCCAAGTTGGCGCCATATACCGTGCTGCCGTCCAGCATCTTCGTGCCTTCTTCCGTGCCGTGGATAAAGTGGCTCCACTCCCAGGCCTGCGAGGCCAGGAACGTAGCGCCGAACAGGATAGTCCACAACAGCCACTTCTGCACGTCCTTCTTGTCCATGCGGTGGCCGGCTTCTACGGCCAGCACCATCGTCACGGAGCTGAAGATGAGAATCATCGTCATCAAGGCCACGAAACCCAGCGGTACGTCCATGCCGTGCAGGCCGGGGAAACCGTTGAATACCTTATCCGGTACCGGCCAATAAGCCGTGGAGAATTCGAAGACTTTGCCCGCAGCGGCATCAAATGCCGGGTAGCGGTGGCGAATCAGGCCGTAGGTGGTCAGGAACGCGGCGAACGTGAAGGCGTCCGACAGCAGGAAGAACCACATCATCAGCTTGCCGTAGCTGGCCTTGAAGGGCTCGTTGCCTCCGTCCCAGTTGCCGCTACGCGGCCGGTCGGCGGCGCTGGCAGTAGAGAGGGGCTGCGTCGTGGAAATCGTGGACATACAGTGCGGGGTAAGACGAAACTAGTGGTTCAAAAGTAGGAACAAATACAGGTACAACCAAAGCCCGCCCAGGAAGTGCCAATAGATGGTGCAGTTGGCAATGGGCATCATCTGCCGCGAATGCACCTGATAGCGAAGGGTTTTCAGGTAAGTCTTGACCAAAAAAACGAGCCCGGTGATTAGGTGAAATCCGTGCACGCCCATAAGTACATACACAAATGAGCCGGAAGGGTTGGCATCTACCCCGCCAAAATAGGTACGACCGGCAATCAGGTCGCCCCACGAAAACCACTGGCCCACCAGAAAGGCGAAGCCCAGTAGCACTGTAAGGCCCATGGCCAGCTTGGCACGACCTAGCTCGTCTCGCTTGGCGGAGGCGTAGGCCCACTGCATGGTGGCGCTGCTCAGCACAATCACTATCGTATTGTAAAGCAGGCTGACAGGCAGGTCAAATTCGCGCCAGTTACCTTCCTCGCGGCGCACGATAAAGCCGCTGGTGAAGGCGGCGAACATCATGATGATGCTGACGATCATCAGAATCAGCAGCAGCCGCAGGGGATGCAGGCCGGAGCCGGGCTCTTTGGTTTCTAAGGATTCGGTGGTTTGCATGAAGTATGGGGGTTGTTACTCTCTTTTGGCGGGAGAAGTTGCAGCGTATGTCAGGCGGATTGCTTCCTCCGGAATATCAACAATCAAGCAGGCAAAAGAGTCAACAAGCTGCGTTAAAGTTTGTCAAGAACAAGGGCTATCTGCACGATGGGCAGATAGAGGAAAGAACCGAACATGATGCTCATGGCGGCTTTTTTGGTGCAGGTACGCATCAGGTAAAAAGTCTGCATCAAAAATAGCACGCCGCACACCACCGCTACCAGCGCCGACACCTTGCCGCTGATGCCAAACTGCAGCGGCAGCAGGCTCATAGGTATCAGCAGCAGCGTATAGGTCATGATCTGGAAAGCGGTGCGCAGGTCTTTGCGGCCCGGCGAAGGGAGCATTTTGAAGCCGGCGGCGCGGTAGTCTTCGTCCAGCACCCAGGCAATGGCCCAGAAGTGCGGAAACTGCCACATAAACTGAATGCCGAACAGTACCCAGCCGCCAATGCTGGCCGCCCCGGTAATGGCATTGGTAGCGGCCACCCACCCAATAAAGGGCGGTAATCCACCCGGAATGGCACCCACGAACACGCATATCGGCGAGAGCTGCTTGAGCGGCGTGTAGATGAAGCCGTAAATAATCAGCGAAATCAGGGACAGAGCCGCCGCCAGTGGATTGAAGCAGTAGGCCAGCAACCCCAGCCCTAGCACACCCAGCACGATGGTAAAGACCCACGCCTCGGCCACCGACAGGATACCGAGCGGTAGAGGCCGCTTGGCGGTGCGCTTCATCAGCTTGTCGAGGTCTTTCTCGTAGATCTGGTTGATGGTGTTCGCCGAGCCAGTGATGGCCAGCCCACCCAGCATTACCAGCAGCGCCCGTCCCCAGTCGAAAGCGTGGGCCCCCAGCAAAAAGCCAATGGCACTGGAGAAGGCGACCGTCAGGGCCAGCCGAAACTTAAGCAGTTGAAAATACGCCCTGGCTTTGATCATCAGAAGTTAAAACAACACGGGCGGCGGAAGGACTCCAAACCGGGCCGCAAAGTTACGCAACAACGCGCGGAATAGCGGCCTGCCCTTGGGTTTTCGTCTGGCGGCGGTAGCGGATAATCGTCAGGAACTGGGCTCCAAAAAGAACCGTGGCCAGCGTCAGGTGCACGGGCTGCACGGCGGCAGGTAGCGCAAAGTATGCCAGCGTGACACCAGCCGCTATTTCCAGCCCTATCAGCAGCATCACTGCGTTGGCCAGTCGCTGCAGGCGTAGGGAGCGGGTCTGGTACAGGCGAAACGCCACATAGGCGTTGGCAAGCAGCAGCAACAGTGAAAAAGACCGATGCACCTTAAACGTCAGCCCCAACTGCTCCACCCAATCGGCCCGGCTGCCATAGTCGGCCGCCGCCGCTACCACATCTACCTGCTCCCGCACTTGGGTGCCGAGCATAATCTGGCCGAATGTGGCCAGCGTAATCACCCATAGCCAAACTGTGATGCCGTTTGACGGCGTCCATGATGGTTCAATCAGCGGGCTATCCTGCTCTACTCGTTGTGAACGATCAACGGCATAAATCAACAGAGCTACGATCAGTAGGGCCACAGCCATGTGCACCGTCACCATTTCGGGTAGCAGGTTAGTAGAGACTACCAGGGAGCCCAGCCAGCCCTGGAAGCCGGTCAGCAGGAAGGAAGCAAAGGCCAGCCAGAATACGGCCGGGTCGCGGCGCAGGTAGGGCAAAGCCAGCAGTACTGCCAAGAAGATGAAGACGCCTATCAGGGCTCCCAGCAACCGATTCAGATACTCAATCCAGGTTTTGGTGGCGTTGAAGTCCGTTTCGACGTACTGCGTAGGGTGCGCAAAAATCTGCGCGGCCACCTCTTTAAAGCCCAGCCTGTCCAGCGTTTTGGCAATACGCTGGTTTTTAGCCACCCGCTGCTCGGTATAGATTTCTTTATAGTTGACAGGCAGTTGCCCGACCGAGGTGGGTGGCACCCACGTCCCGAAGCATTTGGGCCAGTCGGGGCATCCCATACCGGAGCCGGTGCTCCGGACAATGCCGCCTACCAGAATCAGCAGATAAACTGCCACTACCGTCAGGATGCCAAAGAAGCGGAAACGCTTCACAAAAGCAGGTTGATTCATAGAACAGGGAACACAATCTGTTATTGTGTTATCGGTCAGAAGAAGAAGGTTGGCACCCTTTGCAATGGTACCAGAATCCGGTGTAAAACAGCAGTAGGGCAGGCTTAGTTTGTCCAAAAGCAAAACGGGCCGCCGTAAATACAGCGGCCCGTTTCGGGAAGATTGCCAAATGTTGACTATTCCATTTCGCTCTCGTAAGGGAAGTTCGACGACTGCGTCTTCGAGTACGGTACGTTCTGCGGAATGAAGTCTTCTTCTGCGCCTGGCTTGCTGTAATCGTAAGGCCAGCGGTAGACGGCCGGAATCTCACCGGGCCAGTTACCGTGGCCAGGTGTGACAGGCGTAGTCCACTCCAGCGTGGTCGAACGCCACGGGTTTTCGCTGGCACGACGGCCGCGGAAAATGCTGTAGAAGAAGTTGAAGATGAACACGAACTGGGCGAAGAACGCCATGATGGCGGCCACCGAGATGAACTTGTTCAGGTCAGCGAACTGGCTGAACGAATCGAAACCAGTCCAGGCGTAGTAGCGGCGGGGGAAACCGGCGATACCTACATAGTGCATTGGCATGAACACCAGATACACGCCGATGAACGTGAGCCAGAAGTGGATGTAGCCCAGCTTCTCATCCATCATGCGGCCGAACATCTTGGGGAACCAGTGATAAACACCAGCAAACAGACCGAAGAAAGCCGAGCTACCCATTACCAAGTGGAAGTGAGCCACTACGAAGTAGGTGTTGTGCATCTGGATATCGAGGGCCGCGTTGCCGAGAATGATACCCGTCAGACCACCCGAAATGAACAGCGACACGAAGCCAATCGAGAACAGCATAGCCGTGGTGAAGCGGATGTTACCGCGCCACAACGTAGCCAGCCAGTTGAAAGTCTTCACAGCTGATGGCACCGCAATAATCAGCGTCAGGAACATGAAGACCGATCCGAGGAAAGGGTTCATACCCGTTACGAACATGTGGTGAGCCCACACTACGAACGACAGCAGCGAAATACCCAGCAGCGAGCCAATCATGGCGCGATAGCCGAAGATAGGCTTGCGAGCGTTGGTAGCGAGGATTTCGGATACCATACCCATGGCAGGCATGATTACGATGTACACCTCGGGGTGACCCAGGAACCAGAACAAATGCTGGAACAGGACCGGCGAACCGCCCGTGTTATTCAAGGCCTGACCGGCAATGTAAATGTCCGACAGGAAGAACGACGTACCGAACGAACGGTCGAAGATCAGCAGCAAGGCGGCTGAAAACAGCACTGGGAACGAGAGCAGGCCCAGAATAGCCGTCAGGAAGAACGACCAGATGGTGAGCGGTAGCTTGCTCATGCTCATGCCACGAGTACGCAGGTTGATAACCGTGGTGATGTAGTTAACACCACCCAGCAGCTGCGACACGATGAACAGCGCCATCGACACCAACCACATCGTCATGCCCATGCCTGAACCAGGAATAGCCTGTGGCAAGGCGCTCAACGGTGGGTAGATTGTCCAACCAGCCGAAGCAGGACCAGTTTCCAGGAACATCGAGGCGAACATGATAATACCGGATACAAAGAAGAACCAGTACGAAAGCATGTTCATGAACCCCGAAGCCATGTCGCGGGCACCGATCTGCAGCGGTATCAAGAAGTTGGAGAACGTACCTGACAGACCGGCAGTCAGCACGAAGAACACCATAATAGTGCCGTGCATCGTCACGAGGGCCAGATAGAACTCCGGATTCAGCTTACCAGCTTCGATCCATTTGCCCAATACGGGCGTCAACCATTCCATCGTCGACTCGGGCCAGCCGAGCTGCAGACGGAACAAGCTGGACAGAGTGCCTCCCAGGATGGCCCAGAAGATACCCGTAATGAGGAACTGCTTGGCAATCACCTTGTGGTCCGTGCTGAACACGTACTTGAACAGCCAGTGCTGATCGTGGTGATGGTCGTCGTGCAGGTGCTCGTCGTGCAAGATGCCCGGCTCGGTTACCCCGATGCCTCCCTGCACTTGCGTGGGAAGATTAGCAGCCATAAAAAGCGTACAAATTAACTGCGTTGAACTAGAGTGAAGCGTTGGCAGCAGGCACCGTCACGGCGGCAGCAGCCTCTTTTACAACCAGCTTTTCCTCTTTCTGTTTGAAAGAAGCCAATACATCTGGATTTTGCTCCGAAAAAGATTTTTGCTGACTGAACCAAGCTACGTAATCGTCTGGCTCATCCACCACAATGTTGAGTTTCATGGCGAAGTGACCACGGCCACAGATCTGATTGCAGGCCAGTTCATAGTTGAACTTGGGGTTGCCCAACTGCGCACGCATCTCGTCGGTAGTCTTGGTAGGCGTGAACCAGAACTTGGTTGGCATACCGGGGACTGCATACATCTGCACGCGGAAGTGCGGCATATATACAGCGTGGAGCACATCGCGCGAACGGATCTTCAACAACACCGGGTGGCCCTTGGGCACGTGAATCTCACCGGCAACAAAGTCATCCAAGCCCGTCTTATCGGTCAGATCGAAACCAAATTCGTTGGTAGCATCAATCAGGCGGTAGTTAACCACGCCCAACTTCAGGTCGCGGCCGGGGTAACGCACAAGCCAGTTGAACTGCTTGCCCATTACTTCCAGCACTACAGAATCCTTGGGAGCGGGACCGGTGATGCGGGTCCATTCCTTCCAGCCGGCGAATACCAGACCAGCCATCACAATGGCCGGAATTACCGTCCAAATGATTTCGATCTTGTTATTGTGGGGGAAGAAGTAGGCACGACGGCCATCCTTCTGCTGGTACTTGTATGAGTAGTAGAAGAGGGCAACCTGCGTCAGGACGAATACAATGCCGATGATGATCATCGTGGTCCAGAACATACGCTCTGTAGCCAAGCCATGTACCGAGGCAATCGGCGGATTCATCTTGTTAAAGTTGTCACCGAACGACCAAGCAAAGGCCGCACCGCCAACTACCATAAAGATGATCATCAGCACCGCATTTACGCGGTTGCTCATCCCAAATTCGCGGGCTGAGCTGCCAGAGAAAATCGAGGTCAGAATCTGGAGGCGGAACAGCAGGCCGAACACGACCAGCAGCAACACCAGCACCAGCAGAATACCAAGAGCAGTCATTAGGTAAGGAAAGAGGTGAAATTTGTGAGAGTGGAGGTGAAGAGACGAATAGCGGCAAAGCCTGTGCCTCTCCCCTGCCAGTACTCAAGTCTGATTAGGTGGTGTGGTGCAAGCTCTCGTCGAGGAACGGGTGGTGCAACGGCACCAACGAAGCCTGCGACAACCGCTTGGTCATCAGCAGCAAGAAGCTACCCAAGAACACCAGCGCAACACCGAACTCAATGATGAACCCGTTATTCTCCTGCATAGTTGCAGGCATGATCATCAAATAGAAGTCGAACCAGTGGCCGATCAGAATAGCTACGGTTACAATCTTCAGCATGATCATCTGGCGCTTCGCGTCCCGTGTCATCAGAACAAGGAAAGGGAAGGCAAAGTTGATAATCAGGTTGAAAAAGAACAGCCAAGTGTATTGGTTGTTGAAGCCGCCCAGACGCTGGTTGAAGTACACCGACTCTTCAGGAAGGTTAGCGTACCAGATCAGCATGAATTGCGAGAACCACACGTAAGTCCAGAAAATGCTGAAGCCGAACATGAACTTGCCCAGATCGTGCAGATGGCCTGCCTTCACCCAGCGTAGGTAGCCAGCATCTTTCAGCAGAATAGTGCACAGCGTGGTGGCAGCAATGCCGGATACCCACCACGAGGCGAATACGTACCAGCCGAACATGGTCGAGAACCAGTGTACGTCAACCGACATAACCCAGTCCCAGGCTGCAATCGACGAGGAAACGGCGAACAGCACTAGGAACAGAGCCGATACGTTAATGCACTTGTGAAAGTACTCCGTGCCGCCGTTCAGGTCTTCGGCCAGCGACAGGTCGCGAAGCTTCTTGGTGAAGAAAGCCCAGATGGCAATGAACAGCACCATACGGAACAGGTAGAAGGGCATATTCAGGAAGCCCGACTTGCCAGCAATGATGGCGTCGTACGTTTCGCTCCCCTTCTCCATGATACCCGGCACCGTCCAGTGGAAGATGTCGTTGTTAATCAGACCCAGGCAGAAAATGATAACCATCAGCACACCACCTGGAATGACCCAGGCGCTAAGGGCTTCATACACCCGCTTGATCAGAACCGACCAACCGGCGTAGGCTACATATTGGATGGCCATGAACACCGTGCCTACTACCGATACCCCGGTGAAGAATACGTTGTTGTGCCAGAGGCTTACAATCAGGCGCTTCAGCCAGAGCGGGCTGCCGTGGTGGCCGCCGGCATGACCTGCAGCAGCACCGTGGGCCCCAGCGGCACCTTCAGCGTGCTCGGCACCGATGTTGAAGTAGGCGACAATCAGGCCCGTTACCAGCAGTAGAACGCCGGCCAGGATGATCATCATGAATTTCTTGCGAGTACCGGCTGAAATCTCCAGGTAT from Hymenobacter canadensis harbors:
- a CDS encoding DUF420 domain-containing protein — translated: MNTNNPSAPVGGNTKFKVLAAVLGAVIPVAVAVLYYFPNVFRIEGAQVKSLPAVNAVLNSLTALLLMAGYYFIRRKDIAKHRAMMGLAFLMGSLFLVSYVAYHSQVPSTTFGGQGLIRSVYYFILLTHILLAAITVALVLFTLYFALTEQFQKHRRIARWTYPIWLYVSVTGVIVYFMISPYYT
- a CDS encoding SCO family protein; this encodes MFLYTFGTNRYALPTYLPTGVDSTLVEGKWRRDTVFHQLADFRFTSQSGRIVTQREVVANGLYVANFFYTTCPGACPRLSSQMARVQERFRKDPRVKLVSFTVDPARDSAAVLERYAEQYGAIAGKWFFLTGDKTALYRLITDEFRLEAPRGQAPGIEHSQNLYLIDRNQRVRGIYDGTKTKDVERLMTEIDVLLYTYEHE
- a CDS encoding cytochrome C oxidase subunit IV family protein produces the protein MANHAGTEPTAPGEIAKPNTGWIWRTFWILVGITALEFVFVFLMNPSTLRNSIFIVLTIFKAFFIVAEFMHLKHEVKALIWTILIPMALLVWLLIALVTEGSYQNAFWNVFN
- a CDS encoding cytochrome c oxidase subunit 3, giving the protein MSTISTTQPLSTASAADRPRSGNWDGGNEPFKASYGKLMMWFFLLSDAFTFAAFLTTYGLIRHRYPAFDAAAGKVFEFSTAYWPVPDKVFNGFPGLHGMDVPLGFVALMTMILIFSSVTMVLAVEAGHRMDKKDVQKWLLWTILFGATFLASQAWEWSHFIHGTEEGTKMLDGSTVYGANLAVNQYGPVLFADLFFFITGFHGTHVFSGFCLLVWAFIATTNGTFEKRGHYEMVEKIGLYWHFVDLVWVFVFTFFYLV
- a CDS encoding cytochrome c oxidase subunit 3, translating into MQTTESLETKEPGSGLHPLRLLLILMIVSIIMMFAAFTSGFIVRREEGNWREFDLPVSLLYNTIVIVLSSATMQWAYASAKRDELGRAKLAMGLTVLLGFAFLVGQWFSWGDLIAGRTYFGGVDANPSGSFVYVLMGVHGFHLITGLVFLVKTYLKTLRYQVHSRQMMPIANCTIYWHFLGGLWLYLYLFLLLNH
- the cyoE gene encoding heme o synthase, which produces MIKARAYFQLLKFRLALTVAFSSAIGFLLGAHAFDWGRALLVMLGGLAITGSANTINQIYEKDLDKLMKRTAKRPLPLGILSVAEAWVFTIVLGVLGLGLLAYCFNPLAAALSLISLIIYGFIYTPLKQLSPICVFVGAIPGGLPPFIGWVAATNAITGAASIGGWVLFGIQFMWQFPHFWAIAWVLDEDYRAAGFKMLPSPGRKDLRTAFQIMTYTLLLIPMSLLPLQFGISGKVSALVAVVCGVLFLMQTFYLMRTCTKKAAMSIMFGSFLYLPIVQIALVLDKL
- a CDS encoding COX15/CtaA family protein — encoded protein: MNQPAFVKRFRFFGILTVVAVYLLILVGGIVRSTGSGMGCPDWPKCFGTWVPPTSVGQLPVNYKEIYTEQRVAKNQRIAKTLDRLGFKEVAAQIFAHPTQYVETDFNATKTWIEYLNRLLGALIGVFIFLAVLLALPYLRRDPAVFWLAFASFLLTGFQGWLGSLVVSTNLLPEMVTVHMAVALLIVALLIYAVDRSQRVEQDSPLIEPSWTPSNGITVWLWVITLATFGQIMLGTQVREQVDVVAAAADYGSRADWVEQLGLTFKVHRSFSLLLLLANAYVAFRLYQTRSLRLQRLANAVMLLIGLEIAAGVTLAYFALPAAVQPVHLTLATVLFGAQFLTIIRYRRQTKTQGQAAIPRVVA
- a CDS encoding cytochrome c oxidase subunit I, with the translated sequence MAANLPTQVQGGIGVTEPGILHDEHLHDDHHHDQHWLFKYVFSTDHKVIAKQFLITGIFWAILGGTLSSLFRLQLGWPESTMEWLTPVLGKWIEAGKLNPEFYLALVTMHGTIMVFFVLTAGLSGTFSNFLIPLQIGARDMASGFMNMLSYWFFFVSGIIMFASMFLETGPASAGWTIYPPLSALPQAIPGSGMGMTMWLVSMALFIVSQLLGGVNYITTVINLRTRGMSMSKLPLTIWSFFLTAILGLLSFPVLFSAALLLIFDRSFGTSFFLSDIYIAGQALNNTGGSPVLFQHLFWFLGHPEVYIVIMPAMGMVSEILATNARKPIFGYRAMIGSLLGISLLSFVVWAHHMFVTGMNPFLGSVFMFLTLIIAVPSAVKTFNWLATLWRGNIRFTTAMLFSIGFVSLFISGGLTGIILGNAALDIQMHNTYFVVAHFHLVMGSSAFFGLFAGVYHWFPKMFGRMMDEKLGYIHFWLTFIGVYLVFMPMHYVGIAGFPRRYYAWTGFDSFSQFADLNKFISVAAIMAFFAQFVFIFNFFYSIFRGRRASENPWRSTTLEWTTPVTPGHGNWPGEIPAVYRWPYDYSKPGAEEDFIPQNVPYSKTQSSNFPYESEME
- a CDS encoding cytochrome c oxidase subunit II gives rise to the protein MTALGILLVLVLLLVVFGLLFRLQILTSIFSGSSAREFGMSNRVNAVLMIIFMVVGGAAFAWSFGDNFNKMNPPIASVHGLATERMFWTTMIIIGIVFVLTQVALFYYSYKYQQKDGRRAYFFPHNNKIEIIWTVIPAIVMAGLVFAGWKEWTRITGPAPKDSVVLEVMGKQFNWLVRYPGRDLKLGVVNYRLIDATNEFGFDLTDKTGLDDFVAGEIHVPKGHPVLLKIRSRDVLHAVYMPHFRVQMYAVPGMPTKFWFTPTKTTDEMRAQLGNPKFNYELACNQICGRGHFAMKLNIVVDEPDDYVAWFSQQKSFSEQNPDVLASFKQKEEKLVVKEAAAAVTVPAANASL
- a CDS encoding quinol:cytochrome C oxidoreductase, producing MATLTQHEGVTAEYLEISAGTRKKFMMIILAGVLLLVTGLIVAYFNIGAEHAEGAAGAHGAAAGHAGGHHGSPLWLKRLIVSLWHNNVFFTGVSVVGTVFMAIQYVAYAGWSVLIKRVYEALSAWVIPGGVLMVIIFCLGLINNDIFHWTVPGIMEKGSETYDAIIAGKSGFLNMPFYLFRMVLFIAIWAFFTKKLRDLSLAEDLNGGTEYFHKCINVSALFLVLFAVSSSIAAWDWVMSVDVHWFSTMFGWYVFASWWVSGIAATTLCTILLKDAGYLRWVKAGHLHDLGKFMFGFSIFWTYVWFSQFMLIWYANLPEESVYFNQRLGGFNNQYTWLFFFNLIINFAFPFLVLMTRDAKRQMIMLKIVTVAILIGHWFDFYLMIMPATMQENNGFIIEFGVALVFLGSFLLLMTKRLSQASLVPLHHPFLDESLHHTT